A section of the Deinococcus aquaedulcis genome encodes:
- the moaC gene encoding cyclic pyranopterin monophosphate synthase MoaC — protein sequence MSELTHFRDGQPHMVDVTDKAPSTREATAEAWVRLPLEARAALEAGTNPKGDPLVVARLAGLAGSKRTADLVLLCHPIPVTGAEVQVTLEPEGVRLWARVRTTAPTGVEMEALTAVTVAALNVYDMLKAASKAIEITGVRLLSKTGGKSGPYQAPPVS from the coding sequence GTGAGTGAGCTCACCCACTTCCGGGACGGGCAACCCCACATGGTGGACGTGACGGACAAGGCGCCCTCCACCCGGGAAGCCACCGCCGAGGCCTGGGTGCGCCTGCCGCTCGAGGCCCGCGCGGCCCTGGAGGCCGGGACCAACCCCAAGGGCGACCCCCTGGTGGTGGCCCGGCTGGCTGGCCTCGCCGGCAGCAAGCGCACGGCCGATCTGGTGCTGCTGTGCCACCCCATTCCGGTCACCGGCGCCGAAGTGCAGGTCACCCTGGAACCCGAGGGCGTGCGGCTGTGGGCCCGGGTGCGGACCACGGCGCCCACCGGCGTGGAGATGGAAGCCCTGACCGCCGTCACGGTGGCCGCCCTGAACGTCTACGACATGCTGAAGGCAGCCAGCAAGGCTATTGAGATCACCGGGGTGCGCTTGCTGAGCAAAACCGGCGGCAAAAGTGGTCCGTATCAGGCCCCCCCTGTTTCGTAG
- a CDS encoding glycosyltransferase, with protein MNGNKVLFFGSLVPDDGRYISRAFSRAGNTAQVGFLTALGQAGYPAVEVLSFQPRSVTEVRAGLVVPGGHLSYEGTKLRLLSYVNLPVFKTLTLIWAFLFHGFVAVFKHRPTFIITYNFSLFLSVPARIVSRMLKIPYVPIIYDMDIPGETVSKNLYRQLDFVYAKRRLDASDGVIVISERIANDFLNRAPYILIEGGVAEIGSPSPRTSRGGPFLIFFAGALEEYNGVDVMLAAVNLLKDMDYKFVIAGSGQLKDLVVRHAQENPNIEFLGFVSGDVVRAYLQQAHVLINHRSYDRISSPYVFPSKLIEYMASGLPTISTRFEGLPSDYERYLVLLDDETPEALARALSYVAEHDDEAQALGLGAQQFVSKHKTWQAHGRMLGAFLDRVVQRNRSGGRAP; from the coding sequence GTGAATGGCAACAAGGTTCTATTTTTTGGAAGCCTAGTGCCTGACGATGGCCGGTATATTTCCAGGGCGTTTTCCAGAGCTGGCAACACTGCTCAGGTGGGCTTCCTGACGGCGCTCGGTCAGGCGGGCTATCCAGCCGTGGAGGTTCTGAGCTTTCAACCCAGGTCAGTCACCGAAGTGCGGGCTGGCTTAGTCGTTCCCGGTGGACACCTGTCCTATGAGGGAACCAAGCTCCGTCTCCTGTCGTACGTCAACTTGCCTGTGTTCAAGACACTGACCCTCATATGGGCATTTCTTTTTCACGGGTTTGTCGCCGTATTTAAGCACCGACCCACCTTCATAATAACTTACAATTTTAGTCTGTTCCTATCGGTTCCAGCTCGAATTGTTTCCAGAATGCTTAAAATCCCTTATGTTCCAATCATCTATGACATGGACATCCCTGGAGAGACTGTGTCCAAAAATTTGTACAGGCAGCTTGACTTTGTTTATGCGAAAAGACGGCTGGACGCGTCGGATGGGGTCATCGTGATCTCAGAGCGGATAGCCAATGATTTTTTGAACCGAGCTCCATACATTCTGATCGAGGGTGGTGTTGCTGAAATTGGAAGCCCCTCTCCGAGAACGTCGCGCGGAGGGCCATTTCTAATCTTCTTCGCGGGAGCCCTCGAGGAATACAACGGCGTGGACGTCATGCTGGCAGCCGTGAATCTCCTGAAGGATATGGATTACAAGTTCGTGATTGCTGGATCAGGACAGTTGAAAGACCTGGTTGTCCGTCACGCGCAGGAAAATCCAAACATCGAGTTCCTGGGATTTGTATCAGGCGATGTGGTTCGCGCGTACTTGCAGCAGGCACACGTGCTGATCAACCACCGCAGTTACGACCGGATCAGCAGTCCATATGTTTTCCCTTCAAAGCTGATCGAGTACATGGCGTCTGGGTTGCCGACCATCTCTACCCGGTTCGAAGGTCTTCCCTCTGACTACGAGCGGTATTTGGTGTTGCTGGATGACGAGACGCCTGAAGCCTTGGCCCGTGCGCTGAGCTACGTAGCAGAGCATGATGACGAGGCCCAGGCTCTAGGACTGGGAGCGCAACAGTTTGTGTCGAAGCATAAGACATGGCAAGCGCACGGAAGGATGTTGGGCGCATTCTTGGACCGAGTTGTTCAGAGGAACAGGAGCGGTGGGCGTGCTCCCTGA
- a CDS encoding sugar transferase: MRILLITQWFDPEPTFKGLLFARELQRLGHEVEVLTGFPNYPGGKVYPGYRVRPWQREVLDGVPVLRVPLYPSHDGSGLKRAANYLSYAASASIGALLMRRPDVAYVYHPPATASLPAMVLNALKGVPFVYDIQDLWPDTLAATGMMENAAVLRGVGGFMDMVHRRAARIAVLSPGFRERLIERGVPEHKVSVIPNWTNEDKTDLTPPPAQRADELGFAGKFNVVFAGNMGRAQALDTVLDAAEKLRDEAARFVMIGGGVEEERLRDSTRERGLTNVDFLPRRPPSEIGEILALADALLIHLKDDPLFAITIPGKTQANLRAGKPLLMGVRGDAAALVQEAGAGLTFPPQDAAALAAAVRELMALPPEERRRMGERSARYYDEHLALRVGAARFAELLAAAARGGSAYNPVKRLVDVTVSVLVLAALSLPMLALAALVRSRLGSPVIFQQMRPGRYGDAFRMYKFRTMTDERGPDGELLPDARRLTPFGAWMRSTSLDELPELLNVLKGDMSLVGPRPLLMRYTPYFTDQERQRLEVRPGVTGWAQVNGRNTASWDYRLGMDVWYVQNMGLRLDLKILWMTVQKVLGRSGVVVDAESIMQNLDDERRHKLAHG; the protein is encoded by the coding sequence ATGCGGATTCTCCTGATCACCCAGTGGTTTGACCCCGAACCGACCTTCAAAGGGCTGCTCTTCGCCCGTGAATTGCAGCGCCTGGGGCACGAGGTTGAGGTGCTCACCGGTTTTCCCAACTATCCTGGTGGCAAGGTTTACCCCGGCTACCGTGTCCGCCCCTGGCAGCGTGAAGTGTTGGATGGCGTACCAGTGCTGCGCGTACCGCTTTATCCTAGCCATGACGGATCAGGACTGAAGCGGGCTGCCAACTACTTATCCTACGCGGCCTCGGCCAGCATCGGCGCCCTGCTGATGCGCCGTCCCGACGTGGCGTACGTGTACCACCCCCCGGCCACGGCCAGCCTCCCAGCGATGGTCCTGAATGCGCTCAAGGGCGTGCCGTTCGTGTACGACATTCAGGACCTGTGGCCCGACACCCTGGCCGCGACTGGCATGATGGAAAACGCGGCGGTGCTACGTGGCGTGGGCGGTTTCATGGACATGGTTCACCGCCGGGCTGCCCGGATCGCGGTCCTGTCGCCCGGTTTCCGCGAGAGGCTGATCGAACGCGGTGTGCCCGAGCATAAGGTTAGCGTGATCCCCAACTGGACCAACGAGGACAAGACCGACCTCACCCCGCCGCCCGCCCAGCGTGCCGACGAGTTGGGTTTCGCGGGCAAGTTCAACGTGGTCTTTGCGGGCAACATGGGCCGGGCGCAGGCGCTGGACACCGTGCTCGACGCTGCCGAGAAGCTGCGCGACGAAGCGGCCCGCTTCGTGATGATTGGCGGCGGGGTCGAGGAAGAGCGGCTGCGGGACAGCACCCGCGAGCGTGGACTGACCAACGTGGATTTCCTGCCGCGCCGCCCGCCCAGCGAGATTGGGGAGATTCTGGCGCTGGCCGACGCACTGCTGATTCACCTCAAGGACGATCCACTCTTTGCCATCACGATTCCCGGCAAGACCCAGGCCAATCTACGGGCAGGCAAACCTCTGCTGATGGGCGTGCGCGGCGACGCGGCGGCGCTGGTGCAGGAGGCTGGGGCCGGGCTGACCTTCCCTCCGCAGGACGCGGCGGCGCTGGCGGCAGCGGTGCGCGAGCTGATGGCGCTGCCCCCCGAGGAGCGGCGGCGCATGGGTGAACGTAGTGCGCGGTACTACGATGAGCATCTGGCGCTGCGGGTGGGTGCCGCGCGATTTGCCGAGTTGCTGGCTGCAGCGGCACGCGGCGGCAGTGCCTACAACCCGGTCAAACGGCTGGTGGACGTGACCGTCTCAGTCCTGGTCCTGGCCGCCCTGAGCCTTCCCATGCTCGCCCTCGCCGCACTGGTGCGCTCGCGTCTGGGCAGTCCGGTGATCTTCCAGCAGATGCGCCCCGGGCGGTACGGTGACGCCTTCAGGATGTACAAGTTCCGCACCATGACCGACGAGCGCGGGCCGGACGGTGAGCTGCTGCCAGACGCGCGGCGCCTGACCCCGTTTGGGGCCTGGATGCGCTCGACCAGCCTGGACGAGTTGCCCGAGCTGCTGAACGTCCTCAAGGGCGATATGAGCCTGGTGGGGCCACGGCCTCTGCTGATGCGCTATACTCCTTATTTCACTGACCAGGAGCGCCAGCGCTTAGAGGTGCGCCCGGGAGTCACCGGCTGGGCACAGGTTAACGGCCGGAATACCGCCTCATGGGACTATCGCCTGGGTATGGACGTGTGGTACGTACAGAACATGGGCTTGCGGCTCGACCTAAAGATTCTGTGGATGACTGTGCAGAAGGTGCTCGGGCGCAGCGGAGTGGTCGTGGACGCTGAGTCGATCATGCAGAACCTCGACGACGAACGTAGGCACAAGCTGGCCCATGGTTGA
- the wecB gene encoding non-hydrolyzing UDP-N-acetylglucosamine 2-epimerase — translation MIAEKKLKVMTVVGTRPEIIRLSRVMARLDDYTDHVIVHTGQNYDYELNEIFFHDLSVRKPDHFLNAATGTAAETIGHILIKVDAVLEREQPDAVLILGDTNSCLSAIPAKRRKIPIFHMEAGNRCFDQRVPEETNRRIVDHTADINLTYSDIAREYLLREGLLPDRIIKTGSPMFEVLTHYRPQIDASNVLARLGLTAGEYFVVSAHREENIDSDRNLAGLVESLNRVAERYGQRVIVSTHPRTQKRIDATGAQFHPLVELLKPLGFHDYNHLQLHARAVLSDSGTISEESSILNFPALNIREAHERPEAMEEASVMMVGLSPERIMQGLRVLEDQPRGEARSLRPVADYSMPNVSDKVLRIILGYTDYVNRVVWRKVLG, via the coding sequence ATGATTGCCGAAAAGAAACTGAAAGTGATGACCGTGGTGGGCACCCGCCCGGAAATCATCCGCTTATCAAGGGTGATGGCCCGGCTGGACGATTACACCGATCACGTCATCGTGCATACCGGTCAGAACTACGACTACGAGCTGAACGAGATCTTCTTTCACGACCTCAGCGTGCGGAAGCCCGACCACTTCCTGAACGCGGCCACGGGAACCGCCGCCGAAACCATCGGTCACATTCTGATCAAGGTGGACGCGGTGCTGGAGCGCGAGCAGCCCGACGCGGTGCTGATCCTGGGCGACACCAATTCGTGCCTGTCAGCGATTCCGGCCAAGCGGCGCAAGATCCCGATCTTCCACATGGAGGCCGGGAACCGCTGCTTCGACCAGCGGGTGCCAGAGGAGACCAACCGCCGGATCGTGGACCACACCGCCGACATCAACCTGACTTACAGCGATATCGCCCGCGAGTACCTGCTGCGCGAGGGGCTGCTGCCCGACCGCATCATCAAGACGGGCAGCCCGATGTTCGAGGTACTGACCCATTACCGCCCGCAGATCGACGCCTCGAACGTACTGGCACGGCTAGGCCTGACGGCAGGCGAGTATTTCGTGGTGAGTGCGCACCGCGAGGAAAACATCGACTCGGACCGCAACCTGGCCGGGCTGGTGGAGTCGTTGAACCGGGTGGCCGAGCGGTACGGCCAGCGGGTGATTGTCTCCACCCACCCGCGCACCCAGAAGCGTATCGACGCGACCGGGGCGCAGTTTCATCCGCTCGTAGAACTCCTGAAGCCCCTGGGCTTCCACGACTACAACCACCTGCAACTCCACGCCCGTGCAGTGCTGTCGGACTCCGGTACCATCAGCGAGGAGTCGAGCATCCTGAACTTTCCGGCGCTGAACATCCGCGAGGCGCACGAGCGCCCCGAAGCGATGGAGGAAGCCAGCGTAATGATGGTCGGCCTTTCGCCTGAGCGCATCATGCAGGGCCTACGGGTGCTGGAGGATCAGCCGCGTGGCGAGGCGCGTTCGCTGCGTCCGGTGGCGGACTATTCGATGCCGAACGTGTCAGACAAGGTGCTGCGCATCATCCTGGGGTACACAGATTACGTGAACCGGGTGGTGTGGCGAAAAGTTCTAGGCTAG
- a CDS encoding polysaccharide biosynthesis C-terminal domain-containing protein yields MRVAVTGARGMLGTHLRAYLRGFDDVEVVPVGREDFADDLNGALRGCDVVFHLAGMNRGDEQEVARTNVALTEQLISALEEMGSRAHVLFSSSTHVERDTPYGQSKRRSAELLGAWAGRSGGRFTNVILPGVFGEGGKPFYNSVVATFCHQLAHGEEPTANDSETEQIHAQEVSRRLWRLMREGETGTVRVEGYRLTVRDLLTTLQEMRETYAGHIIPDISAPFRRDLFNMYRSFLYPAHYPVPLTLHTDPRGSLFEAIKSPSGGQAFMSTTHPGITRGNHFHTRKVERFLVSGGEAEIRLRHIFGHEVHTYRVSGEQPSYVDIPTLHTHNITNVGEGTLLTLFWTNELFDPNDPDQVPELVEPQ; encoded by the coding sequence GTGAGGGTCGCCGTCACCGGCGCACGCGGCATGCTGGGCACCCACCTGCGGGCTTACCTGCGTGGCTTTGATGACGTGGAAGTCGTGCCGGTTGGCCGTGAGGACTTCGCGGATGACCTGAACGGGGCGTTGCGTGGCTGCGACGTAGTCTTTCACCTCGCCGGGATGAACCGGGGGGACGAGCAAGAGGTCGCCCGCACCAACGTGGCGCTGACCGAGCAGCTGATCAGCGCCCTCGAGGAAATGGGCAGCCGGGCGCATGTTCTCTTTTCCTCGTCCACCCACGTCGAGCGCGACACCCCCTATGGGCAGTCCAAGCGCCGGTCGGCCGAATTGCTGGGGGCATGGGCCGGGCGCAGCGGGGGTCGATTCACCAACGTGATCCTGCCCGGCGTGTTCGGGGAGGGCGGCAAGCCCTTTTACAACTCGGTGGTGGCGACCTTCTGCCACCAGCTCGCGCACGGCGAAGAACCCACCGCCAATGACAGCGAGACCGAACAGATTCACGCCCAGGAAGTCTCGCGGCGGCTGTGGCGCCTGATGCGGGAAGGAGAGACCGGCACTGTGCGGGTCGAGGGGTACAGGCTCACCGTGCGCGACCTGCTGACCACCTTGCAGGAGATGCGGGAGACCTACGCCGGGCACATCATCCCCGACATCAGCGCTCCCTTTCGGCGCGACCTGTTCAACATGTACCGCTCCTTTCTTTACCCGGCGCACTACCCGGTCCCGCTGACGCTGCACACCGACCCGCGCGGCAGCCTGTTCGAGGCGATCAAGAGTCCCAGCGGTGGCCAGGCGTTCATGTCCACCACTCACCCCGGTATCACCCGGGGCAATCACTTTCATACGCGCAAAGTCGAGCGCTTTCTGGTCTCGGGCGGAGAGGCCGAGATCCGGCTGCGGCACATCTTTGGGCACGAGGTGCACACCTACCGGGTGTCGGGTGAGCAGCCTTCCTACGTGGACATTCCCACGCTGCATACCCACAACATCACCAACGTGGGCGAGGGCACCCTGCTGACCCTCTTCTGGACCAACGAGCTGTTCGACCCCAATGACCCTGATCAGGTCCCCGAACTGGTGGAGCCACAATGA
- a CDS encoding glucose-1-phosphate thymidylyltransferase, which yields MKAIIPAAGLGTRLRPLTYTRPKPVLRVAGYPIICHAIGTLRQAGITEIGIVVSDITRDEIQHAVEDLQGVQLTLINQHEQLGLGHAVLTAREWVGQDDFCVYLGDNLFEFGAQPFVERFQQTRPTALIALVEVENPTAFGVAELQGQQITRLVEKPAVPPSNLAVAGLYCFTPELFEVLEGMPPSARGEYEITDGIQGLIERGRTVTGQPVQGWWKDTGRPADLLDANRLLLERIEANIQGVTEDAQLTGHVVVPASARVTRSKIVGPVLLGEDVVIEDAYIGPFTSIGKGSVVRGAEVEHSVVDEGAVIEHVSTRLQDCLIGVRAQVRGGRTLPRTHKLTISDASVVELV from the coding sequence ATGAAAGCCATCATCCCCGCTGCAGGCCTGGGCACCCGCTTGCGTCCCCTCACCTACACCCGCCCTAAGCCCGTGCTGCGCGTGGCCGGCTATCCCATCATCTGCCACGCCATCGGCACGCTGCGGCAGGCGGGCATCACCGAAATCGGCATCGTGGTGTCAGACATCACGCGCGATGAGATTCAGCATGCGGTGGAAGACCTTCAGGGCGTTCAGCTGACCCTGATCAACCAGCACGAGCAACTGGGGCTGGGCCACGCGGTGCTCACCGCCCGCGAGTGGGTGGGACAGGACGACTTCTGCGTGTACCTGGGGGACAACCTCTTTGAATTTGGGGCTCAGCCCTTTGTTGAGCGCTTTCAGCAGACGCGGCCCACGGCCCTAATTGCCCTGGTGGAAGTGGAGAATCCCACCGCCTTCGGGGTGGCGGAGTTGCAGGGGCAGCAGATCACCCGCCTGGTCGAAAAACCGGCCGTGCCCCCCAGCAACCTCGCGGTGGCCGGCCTGTACTGCTTCACGCCGGAACTGTTCGAGGTCCTGGAAGGCATGCCGCCCTCGGCGCGGGGGGAGTACGAGATCACCGACGGCATTCAGGGCCTCATTGAGCGCGGGCGCACAGTGACCGGGCAACCGGTGCAAGGCTGGTGGAAAGACACGGGGCGTCCCGCTGACCTGCTGGACGCTAACCGCCTGCTGCTGGAGCGCATTGAGGCCAACATCCAGGGCGTGACAGAAGACGCGCAACTGACCGGTCATGTGGTGGTGCCGGCCAGCGCCCGGGTCACACGCAGCAAGATCGTGGGGCCCGTGCTGCTGGGCGAGGATGTGGTGATTGAAGACGCCTACATCGGCCCCTTTACCAGCATCGGCAAGGGCAGCGTGGTGCGCGGCGCCGAGGTGGAGCACAGCGTGGTGGACGAAGGCGCCGTCATTGAGCACGTCTCCACCCGCCTGCAGGACTGCCTGATCGGCGTGCGGGCCCAGGTGCGCGGCGGCCGTACCCTGCCACGCACCCACAAGCTCACGATCAGCGACGCCAGCGTGGTGGAACTAGTGTGA
- a CDS encoding glycosyltransferase — protein MVFAIMKPHQGRAIMEAGRNSKVVVATNFKALREDLIHDHNGLMFRNGKVTELASALEQMLTDADRLQRMGEANRNMYEALHTRENVYVLLNYLSNGEVK, from the coding sequence ATGGTCTTTGCAATCATGAAACCACATCAAGGTCGAGCCATCATGGAGGCTGGCCGAAACTCCAAAGTAGTGGTGGCTACGAATTTTAAAGCGCTGCGGGAGGATTTAATTCATGACCACAACGGCCTGATGTTCCGGAACGGAAAAGTCACTGAATTGGCCAGCGCGCTCGAGCAAATGCTGACTGATGCAGACCGTCTTCAACGAATGGGCGAAGCCAACCGAAACATGTACGAGGCTTTACACACTCGTGAAAATGTATACGTCCTGCTCAACTATCTGTCGAACGGAGAAGTCAAGTGA
- a CDS encoding DUF177 domain-containing protein, giving the protein MTDSPRIHLGALLRSSSDDARAQGTLDHLHYEQGGTQQTLRFAEPAPFEVSVNALGGHEMYLQGSFEPVLIMECARCLRDVQVPLELRLGTLMRHEPSVNTPFLEEAESGEEVLVFGAPELDLSAYLAESALLAAPLSVLHDEACKGLCQVCGHDLNEGPCEHSAQVPVEAIDDELGTPEGSLHARQNPFAALADLKVPEE; this is encoded by the coding sequence ATGACCGATTCACCTCGAATTCACCTGGGGGCCCTGCTGCGTTCCTCGTCGGACGACGCCCGCGCGCAGGGCACCCTTGATCACCTCCACTACGAGCAGGGCGGCACGCAGCAGACGCTGCGCTTCGCCGAGCCTGCGCCGTTCGAGGTGAGTGTCAACGCCCTGGGCGGCCACGAGATGTATCTCCAGGGATCCTTTGAGCCGGTGCTGATCATGGAGTGTGCCCGCTGCCTGCGCGACGTGCAGGTGCCGCTGGAGTTGCGCCTGGGCACCCTGATGCGCCACGAGCCCTCCGTGAACACGCCCTTTCTGGAAGAGGCCGAATCCGGCGAGGAGGTGCTGGTGTTCGGCGCCCCGGAACTGGACCTGAGCGCGTACCTCGCCGAGTCGGCGCTGCTGGCTGCCCCGCTGAGCGTGCTGCACGACGAGGCCTGCAAGGGCCTGTGCCAGGTCTGCGGGCACGACCTGAACGAAGGGCCCTGCGAGCACAGCGCCCAGGTCCCCGTTGAAGCCATTGACGATGAACTGGGCACCCCCGAAGGCTCACTGCACGCCCGTCAAAACCCCTTTGCCGCCCTGGCCGACCTGAAGGTGCCCGAGGAGTGA
- a CDS encoding polysaccharide biosynthesis protein, whose product MQNLSGKTVLITGGTGSFGNELLQLIKDSDVKEIRVFSRDELKQEHMRVRMKNPKVKFYIGDIRDRASVDQAMEGVDLAFHAAALKQVPSCEFFPMQAVMTNVVGSHNVVESAIAHGVGSLVCLSTDKAVQPVNAMGMSKGLMEKVATAAARRLVGVEGATTISSVRYGNVMYSRGSVIPLFIEQIKAGKPLTVTDPNMTRFLLSLRSAIDLVLFAFEHAEQGDIFVRKAPACTVADLAQALVNLFEADVPVDIIGTRHAEKLFEVLATAGEIAQSEDMGEYLRVRMDVRDLNYAKYFTEGNQEEIFLEDYHSHNTERLNIEQVQELLLTLPALREELAAWRAR is encoded by the coding sequence ATGCAAAATCTGAGCGGCAAGACCGTCCTTATTACCGGCGGCACTGGATCTTTCGGCAACGAGTTGCTGCAACTGATCAAGGACAGCGATGTCAAGGAAATCCGGGTCTTCAGCCGCGACGAGCTGAAGCAGGAGCACATGCGCGTGCGAATGAAAAACCCCAAGGTGAAGTTCTATATTGGGGACATCCGCGACCGCGCCTCAGTGGATCAGGCTATGGAGGGCGTTGACCTGGCCTTTCACGCGGCGGCTCTCAAGCAGGTACCCAGTTGCGAATTCTTCCCCATGCAGGCGGTCATGACCAACGTGGTCGGGTCGCACAACGTGGTCGAGTCGGCCATCGCGCACGGGGTGGGCTCGCTGGTGTGCCTCAGCACCGACAAGGCGGTGCAACCGGTCAACGCCATGGGCATGAGCAAGGGCCTGATGGAAAAAGTCGCCACTGCCGCTGCCCGCCGGTTGGTGGGGGTCGAGGGCGCGACCACGATTTCCAGTGTGCGCTACGGCAACGTGATGTATTCACGCGGCTCGGTGATCCCGCTCTTCATCGAGCAGATCAAGGCCGGAAAGCCGCTCACCGTCACCGACCCCAACATGACCCGCTTTCTGCTGTCGCTGCGCAGCGCCATTGACCTGGTGCTGTTCGCCTTCGAGCATGCCGAGCAGGGAGACATCTTTGTGCGCAAGGCCCCGGCCTGCACTGTGGCCGATCTGGCGCAGGCGCTGGTGAACCTGTTCGAGGCTGACGTGCCGGTGGACATCATCGGAACCCGGCACGCTGAGAAGTTGTTCGAGGTGCTGGCGACCGCCGGAGAGATTGCCCAGAGTGAGGACATGGGCGAGTACCTGCGGGTCCGCATGGACGTGCGCGACCTGAACTACGCCAAGTACTTCACCGAGGGCAACCAGGAGGAGATTTTTCTGGAGGACTACCACTCGCATAACACCGAACGCCTGAACATTGAGCAGGTGCAGGAACTGCTGCTGACCCTGCCCGCCCTGCGGGAGGAGCTGGCTGCCTGGAGAGCGCGGTGA
- a CDS encoding glycosyltransferase, with amino-acid sequence MLPDPAVHSKPQTYEVLIIIDHYLPGRLAGGPVTTIANLAHRLGNQLKLLIVTRNYDLDGSHYSQKIPGKVYSLGGADIIYLTQEQFGPQAFASLLRRHSIPTLYLNSFFSPSTIKVLIWNRLRPFGVRIVLAPRGEFSVGALSLKASKKQAYLAAFHKFRLWRDVTSFQASTIVEQRDIWRILGPVPVQVATDLAPVVQEIQRRVKEGRGRVIFLSRISPKKNLTYALEIVKQVKVPLDFHIYGSLEDQSYWERCQEAMADLPEQLRVEYRGIVEHERVREVFSSYDAFLFPTLGENYGHVVWEALAAGCPVVVSDQTPWQDFRNAGVGDVLPLSARQAFADTVAALIQEPVPMKLERAARCMAYAERVAGDKHALEENLALFRPAQAPMDEQEA; translated from the coding sequence GTGCTCCCTGATCCGGCCGTTCATTCAAAACCGCAGACTTATGAGGTCCTGATCATCATCGATCACTACCTTCCAGGTAGGCTTGCAGGTGGTCCAGTGACCACCATCGCCAATCTCGCCCACCGGTTGGGAAACCAATTAAAGCTTTTAATTGTCACCCGCAACTATGATCTGGATGGGTCACACTACTCCCAGAAGATTCCAGGCAAGGTTTATTCTTTAGGTGGAGCAGACATAATCTACCTTACCCAAGAGCAGTTTGGCCCCCAAGCTTTTGCGAGTCTTTTGCGCAGGCACAGTATCCCTACTCTTTACCTTAACAGCTTCTTTTCGCCGTCAACTATAAAGGTTTTGATTTGGAACCGACTAAGGCCCTTTGGCGTGCGAATTGTACTGGCTCCCAGAGGCGAGTTCTCCGTTGGCGCGCTCTCCCTCAAGGCAAGCAAGAAACAAGCTTATCTGGCTGCCTTTCATAAATTCAGGCTTTGGAGAGATGTGACGAGCTTTCAAGCTTCAACCATTGTGGAACAGCGAGACATATGGCGCATATTGGGGCCAGTTCCGGTTCAGGTCGCAACTGACCTTGCTCCTGTTGTGCAGGAGATACAGAGGCGGGTAAAAGAGGGCCGGGGCCGGGTCATATTCCTCTCTCGTATCTCTCCAAAGAAAAATCTTACATACGCGCTTGAAATCGTTAAGCAGGTTAAAGTCCCTCTCGATTTCCATATCTATGGCTCTTTAGAGGATCAGAGTTACTGGGAAAGATGTCAAGAAGCCATGGCAGATTTACCAGAACAATTGCGGGTCGAGTACCGAGGCATCGTCGAACATGAGCGGGTCAGAGAGGTTTTCAGCAGTTATGACGCATTCCTATTCCCAACTCTTGGTGAGAACTATGGGCACGTGGTTTGGGAGGCGCTAGCTGCTGGCTGCCCAGTGGTCGTGAGTGATCAGACCCCTTGGCAAGATTTCAGGAACGCAGGCGTCGGTGACGTATTGCCTCTATCGGCACGGCAGGCTTTTGCTGACACAGTAGCCGCTTTGATACAGGAGCCGGTTCCCATGAAGCTTGAGCGTGCTGCGCGGTGTATGGCTTATGCGGAGCGGGTCGCGGGAGACAAACACGCTTTGGAAGAAAATCTCGCTCTATTTCGGCCAGCTCAAGCGCCAATGGATGAGCAGGAGGCATGA